One Pseudomonas sp. HOU2 genomic window carries:
- a CDS encoding PrkA family serine protein kinase, which produces MSIFSHFQQRFESTRQEELSLQEYLELCKKDRSAYVSAAERLLMAIGEPELLDTSTNSRLSRIFSNKVIRRYPAFEDFHGMEECIDQIVSYFRHAAQGLEEKKQILYLLGPVGGGKSSLAEKLKQLMEKVPFYAIKGSPVFESPLGLFNATEDGAILEEDFGIPRRYLNTIMSPWATKRLAEFGGDISQFRVVKLYPSILNQIAVAKTEPGDENNQDISALVGKVDIRKLEEYPQNDADAYSYSGALCRANQGLMEFVEMFKAPIKVLHPLLTATQEGNYNSTEGLGAIPFTGILLAHSNESEWHTFRNNKNNEAFIDRIYIVKVPYCLRVSDEVKIYDKLLFNSSLAKAHCAPDTLKMLAQFTVLSRLKEPENSNIYSKMRVYDGENLKDTDPKAKSIQEYRDSAGVDEGMNGLSTRFAFKILSKVFNFDPHEIAANPVHLLYVLEQQIEQEQFQAETRERYLRYLKEYLAPRYIEFIGKEIQTAYLESYSEYGQNIFDRYVLYADFWIQDQEYRDPETGEILNRVALNEELEKIEKPAGISNPKDFRNEIVNFVLRARANNNGKNPTWLSYEKLRVVIEKKMFSNTEDLLPVISFNAKASKEDQQKHNDFVTRMVERGYTDKQVRLLSEWYLRVRKSQ; this is translated from the coding sequence ATGAGTATCTTTAGCCACTTCCAACAACGCTTCGAGTCCACACGCCAGGAAGAACTCTCGCTGCAGGAGTACCTGGAGCTGTGCAAAAAGGATCGCAGCGCTTACGTTTCCGCCGCCGAGCGTCTATTGATGGCTATTGGCGAACCCGAGCTGCTCGACACGTCGACCAACTCGCGGCTGTCGCGGATATTCTCCAACAAGGTGATACGTCGCTATCCGGCCTTTGAAGACTTCCACGGGATGGAAGAATGCATCGACCAGATCGTCTCGTATTTCCGCCATGCCGCCCAAGGCCTGGAAGAGAAGAAACAGATCCTCTATCTGCTCGGCCCCGTCGGTGGCGGTAAATCGTCCCTGGCCGAGAAGCTGAAACAGTTGATGGAGAAAGTGCCCTTCTACGCGATCAAGGGCTCGCCGGTATTCGAATCGCCTCTGGGTCTGTTCAACGCCACCGAAGATGGCGCGATCCTCGAGGAAGACTTCGGCATCCCACGGCGCTACCTGAACACCATCATGTCGCCGTGGGCGACCAAACGCCTGGCCGAGTTCGGCGGCGACATCAGTCAGTTCCGTGTGGTCAAGCTGTACCCGTCGATCCTCAACCAGATCGCCGTGGCCAAGACCGAACCGGGCGACGAGAACAACCAGGACATCTCGGCGCTGGTGGGCAAGGTCGACATCCGCAAACTCGAGGAATACCCACAGAACGACGCCGACGCCTACAGCTACTCCGGTGCGCTGTGCCGGGCCAACCAGGGCCTGATGGAATTCGTCGAAATGTTCAAGGCACCGATCAAGGTGCTGCATCCATTGCTGACCGCCACCCAGGAAGGCAACTACAACAGTACCGAAGGTCTGGGGGCGATTCCGTTCACCGGGATCCTGCTCGCGCACTCCAACGAATCGGAATGGCACACCTTCCGCAACAACAAGAACAACGAAGCGTTCATCGACCGGATCTACATCGTCAAAGTGCCGTACTGCCTGCGGGTCAGCGACGAGGTGAAGATCTACGACAAATTGCTGTTCAACAGTTCGCTGGCCAAGGCCCATTGCGCACCCGACACCCTGAAGATGCTGGCGCAGTTCACCGTGCTGTCGCGCCTCAAAGAGCCGGAAAACTCCAACATCTATTCGAAGATGCGTGTCTACGACGGGGAAAACCTCAAGGACACTGATCCAAAGGCCAAGTCGATCCAGGAATATCGCGACTCGGCCGGCGTCGACGAAGGCATGAACGGTCTGTCGACCCGCTTCGCCTTCAAGATCCTGTCCAAGGTGTTCAACTTCGATCCGCATGAAATCGCCGCCAACCCGGTGCACCTGCTGTATGTGCTGGAGCAGCAGATCGAGCAGGAACAGTTCCAGGCCGAGACCCGCGAGCGCTACCTGCGCTACCTCAAGGAGTACCTGGCGCCGCGTTATATCGAATTCATCGGCAAGGAGATCCAGACCGCTTATCTCGAGTCTTACAGCGAGTACGGGCAGAACATCTTCGACCGCTACGTGCTGTATGCGGACTTCTGGATTCAGGATCAGGAATACCGCGATCCGGAAACCGGCGAGATTCTCAACCGCGTCGCTTTGAACGAAGAGCTGGAGAAAATCGAGAAACCGGCCGGCATCAGCAATCCGAAGGATTTCCGCAACGAAATCGTCAACTTCGTGTTGCGTGCCCGGGCCAACAACAACGGCAAGAACCCGACCTGGCTCAGCTACGAGAAACTGCGGGTGGTCATCGAGAAGAAAATGTTCTCGAACACCGAAGACCTGCTGCCAGTCATCAGCTTCAACGCCAAGGCCAGCAAAGAGGATCAACAGAAACACAACGACTTCGTTACTCGAATGGTCGAACGCGGCTACACCGACAAACAGGTAAGACTTCTGTCCGAATGGTACCTACGGGTCCGGAAATCGCAGTAA
- a CDS encoding YeaH/YhbH family protein yields MSYVIDRRLNGKNKSTVNRQRFLRRYRDHIKKAVEEAVSRRSITDMEHGEQISIPGRDIDEPVLHHGRGGKQTVVHPGNKEFTAGEHIARPPGGGGGRGPGKAGNSGEGMDEFVFQITQEEFLEFMFEDLELPNLVKRNLSGTDTFKTVRAGISNEGNPSRINIIRTLRSAHARRIALSGSSRAKLREAKEELARLKREEPDNFGDIQELEAEIEKLSARIHRVPFLDTFDLKYNLLIKQPNPSSKAVMFCLMDVSGSMTQATKDIAKRFFILLYLFLKRNYDKIDVVFIRHHTSAREVDEEEFFYSRETGGTIVSSALKLMQEIMAERYPSNEWNIYAAQASDGDNWNDDSPICRDILINQIMPFVQYYTYVEITPREHQALWYEYERIAEAFSDTFAQQQLVSAGDIYPVFRELFQRRLVT; encoded by the coding sequence ATGAGCTATGTGATCGACCGACGTCTCAATGGCAAGAACAAGAGCACGGTGAACCGCCAGCGCTTCCTGCGGCGTTACCGTGACCACATCAAGAAGGCTGTCGAAGAGGCGGTCAGCCGCCGCTCCATTACCGACATGGAGCACGGCGAACAGATCAGCATTCCCGGTCGCGATATCGACGAACCGGTGCTTCACCATGGCCGCGGCGGCAAGCAGACCGTGGTTCATCCCGGCAACAAGGAATTCACTGCCGGCGAACATATCGCCAGGCCACCCGGTGGTGGCGGCGGGCGCGGGCCGGGCAAGGCCGGCAACTCTGGCGAGGGCATGGACGAATTCGTCTTCCAGATCACTCAGGAGGAATTCCTCGAGTTCATGTTCGAAGACCTCGAACTGCCGAACCTGGTCAAACGCAACCTGAGCGGCACCGACACCTTCAAGACCGTGCGCGCGGGGATCAGCAACGAGGGCAACCCGTCGCGGATCAACATCATCCGCACCCTGCGCTCGGCCCACGCCCGGCGCATTGCGCTGTCCGGCAGCAGCCGCGCCAAACTGCGCGAGGCCAAAGAAGAACTGGCGCGCTTAAAACGCGAAGAGCCGGACAACTTCGGCGATATTCAGGAACTCGAAGCGGAAATCGAAAAACTCAGCGCGCGCATCCATCGCGTACCGTTCCTTGATACGTTCGACCTCAAGTACAACCTGCTGATCAAGCAACCCAACCCCAGCTCGAAAGCGGTGATGTTCTGCCTGATGGACGTATCCGGCTCGATGACCCAAGCGACCAAGGACATCGCCAAACGCTTTTTCATCCTGCTGTACCTGTTCCTCAAACGGAACTACGACAAGATCGACGTCGTGTTCATCCGCCACCACACCAGTGCCCGGGAAGTGGACGAGGAAGAGTTTTTCTATTCGCGGGAAACCGGTGGCACCATCGTCTCCAGCGCCCTGAAGCTGATGCAGGAGATCATGGCCGAGCGCTACCCGAGCAACGAATGGAACATCTACGCCGCGCAGGCTTCCGACGGCGACAACTGGAACGATGACTCGCCGATCTGCCGCGACATCCTGATCAATCAGATCATGCCGTTTGTGCAGTACTACACTTATGTGGAGATCACCCCGCGCGAACACCAGGCCCTCTGGTACGAATACGAGCGCATCGCCGAAGCCTTTTCCGACACGTTTGCCCAGCAGCAACTGGTCTCGGCCGGGGATATCTATCCGGTCTTCCGTGAACTCTTCCAGCGCAGGTTAGTGACATGA
- a CDS encoding SpoVR family protein, which yields MTAKEQKRQPISTGSEWTFELIQAYDREIARIAAGYALDTYPNQIEVITAEQMMDAYASVGMPLGYHHWSYGKHFLSTEKSYSRGQMGLAYEIVINSDPCIAYLMEENTICMQALVVAHACYGHNSFFKGNYLFRTWTDASSIIDYLVFAKQYIMQCEERHGIDAVEDLLDSCHALMNYGVDRYKRPYPISAEEERRRQKDREEHMQKQINDLWRTIPKGADKYSDKDNARFPAEPQENILYFIEKHAPLLEPWQREIVRIVRKIAQYFYPQRQTQVMNEGWATFWHYTLMNDLYDEGLVTDGFMMEFLTSHTSVVFQPGFDSPYYSGINPYALGFAMYRDIRRMCEEPTEEDRRWFPDIAGSDWLSSIKFAMSSFKDESFILQYLSPKVIRDLKLFSILDDDQKDDLLVPAIHDETGYRIIRETLAAQYNLGNREPNVQIYSIDRRGDRSLTLRHQQHDRKPLGDSTDEVLKHLHRLWGFDIHLETLQGDQIMKTHHVPPRSEHSEGDYGRLDLAVIHL from the coding sequence ATGACCGCCAAAGAGCAGAAACGCCAACCCATTTCCACCGGCTCCGAATGGACGTTCGAGCTGATCCAGGCCTACGACCGCGAGATCGCCCGCATCGCGGCCGGCTATGCCCTGGACACCTATCCCAACCAGATCGAAGTGATCACCGCCGAGCAGATGATGGATGCCTATGCCTCGGTCGGCATGCCACTGGGCTATCACCACTGGTCCTACGGCAAGCACTTCCTCAGCACCGAGAAATCCTACAGCCGCGGCCAGATGGGACTGGCCTACGAGATCGTGATCAACTCGGATCCGTGCATTGCCTATCTGATGGAGGAAAACACCATCTGCATGCAGGCGCTGGTGGTGGCACACGCGTGCTATGGCCATAACAGTTTCTTCAAGGGCAACTACCTGTTCCGCACCTGGACCGATGCCAGTTCGATCATCGATTACCTGGTGTTCGCCAAGCAGTACATCATGCAATGTGAGGAGCGCCACGGTATCGATGCGGTGGAGGACCTGCTCGACTCTTGCCATGCGCTGATGAACTACGGGGTCGACCGGTACAAGCGTCCGTATCCGATTTCCGCCGAGGAAGAACGCCGGCGGCAGAAGGATCGTGAAGAACACATGCAAAAGCAGATCAACGATCTGTGGCGCACCATTCCCAAAGGCGCGGACAAGTACAGCGACAAGGACAACGCCCGGTTCCCGGCCGAGCCGCAGGAAAATATCCTGTATTTCATCGAGAAGCACGCGCCGTTGCTGGAGCCGTGGCAACGGGAGATCGTGAGGATCGTGCGCAAGATCGCCCAGTATTTTTATCCACAGCGTCAGACTCAGGTGATGAACGAAGGCTGGGCCACGTTCTGGCATTACACGCTGATGAACGATCTGTACGACGAAGGACTGGTGACCGACGGATTCATGATGGAATTCCTCACCTCGCACACCAGTGTGGTGTTCCAGCCGGGTTTCGACAGCCCTTATTACAGCGGGATCAACCCTTACGCACTGGGTTTTGCGATGTATCGCGACATCCGCCGCATGTGTGAAGAACCTACCGAGGAGGATCGCCGCTGGTTTCCGGACATCGCAGGCTCGGACTGGCTGTCGAGTATCAAGTTCGCGATGAGCAGCTTCAAGGATGAGAGCTTCATCCTTCAGTACCTGTCGCCCAAAGTGATCCGCGACCTGAAGCTGTTCAGCATTCTCGATGACGATCAGAAGGACGATTTGCTGGTACCGGCGATCCATGACGAAACCGGTTACCGGATCATTCGTGAAACCCTGGCCGCGCAGTACAACCTCGGCAACCGCGAACCAAACGTACAGATCTACAGCATCGACCGTCGCGGCGACCGCTCGCTGACGCTGCGTCACCAGCAACATGACCGCAAACCTTTGGGCGACTCAACTGACGAGGTACTGAAACATCTGCACCGCTTGTGGGGCTTCGACATTCATCTGGAGACCCTGCAGGGTGACCAGATCATGAAAACCCACCACGTACCGCCACGCAGTGAACACAGTGAGGGCGATTACGGCAGGCTTGATCTGGCCGTCATTCATCTTTGA